One Streptomyces sp. CNQ-509 DNA window includes the following coding sequences:
- a CDS encoding EF-hand domain-containing protein — MRDEAAKRVELVFSLFDANGDGVIDSHDFDLMTGRVLQAAAASDDDAKAAIRAAFRRYWTTLASELDANGDGVITLDEFRPFVLDPERFGPTIAEFAEALSSLGDPDGDGLIERPLFVSLMTAIGFEEANIHALFDAFGPDAEDRITVATWAAGIKDYYAPDMAGIPGDELVAARAG, encoded by the coding sequence ATGCGAGATGAGGCCGCCAAGCGGGTCGAGCTAGTTTTCTCCCTCTTCGACGCCAACGGCGACGGAGTCATCGACTCCCACGACTTCGACCTCATGACGGGCCGTGTTCTGCAGGCGGCAGCCGCTTCCGACGACGACGCCAAAGCCGCTATCCGGGCTGCGTTCCGCCGCTACTGGACCACGCTGGCCTCTGAACTGGACGCCAATGGCGACGGTGTGATCACCCTGGACGAGTTCCGTCCCTTCGTGCTCGACCCCGAGCGTTTCGGTCCCACGATCGCCGAGTTCGCCGAGGCCCTCTCCTCGCTCGGCGACCCCGACGGGGACGGCCTGATCGAGCGGCCCCTCTTCGTATCGCTGATGACGGCGATCGGCTTCGAAGAGGCGAACATCCATGCCCTCTTCGACGCCTTCGGTCCGGACGCCGAAGACCGCATCACCGTGGCCACTTGGGCCGCCGGCATCAAGGACTACTACGCTCCGGACATGGCCGGGATCCCGGGCGACGAGCTGGTGGCCGCCCGGGCCGGCTGA
- a CDS encoding class I SAM-dependent methyltransferase → MAGTTPQHTDVEGVEGGVGLTALLVSAARAIETHRHDCLARDAYAEHFVRAAPACADWPVRIEQARDGDANPLWGRFARYFGLRTRALDDFLLRSVGAGARQVVLLGAGLDTRAFRLDLPSDCVVFEIDRAGVLAFKQRVLTDLSAAPKAKRVTVPVDLREDWVGALTAVGFDPAAPSVWLAEGLLFYLPGPAETYLIDTVDRLTAGGSALAFEAKLEKDLQAYRDSPIYTATREQIGIDLLNLFDKGPRPDSAGALTARGWSTSMHTPFDFTRRHRRGPLPEPNDALEGNRWVFARKP, encoded by the coding sequence ATGGCAGGCACGACGCCCCAGCACACGGACGTGGAAGGCGTGGAGGGAGGTGTGGGCCTGACGGCCCTCCTCGTCTCCGCGGCACGGGCCATCGAGACCCACCGCCATGACTGTCTGGCCCGGGACGCCTACGCGGAGCACTTCGTCCGTGCAGCTCCTGCCTGTGCGGACTGGCCGGTGCGCATCGAGCAGGCCCGGGACGGGGACGCCAACCCGCTGTGGGGGCGGTTCGCCCGCTACTTCGGCCTGCGGACGAGGGCGCTTGACGACTTCCTCCTCCGGTCGGTCGGTGCGGGCGCCCGCCAGGTGGTCCTGCTGGGAGCGGGGCTGGACACCCGCGCCTTCCGGCTGGATCTGCCGTCCGACTGCGTCGTCTTCGAGATCGACAGGGCCGGCGTGCTGGCCTTCAAGCAGCGGGTGCTCACGGACCTGTCGGCTGCCCCGAAGGCGAAGCGCGTCACCGTACCGGTCGACTTGCGCGAGGACTGGGTCGGCGCGCTGACCGCCGTCGGCTTCGACCCGGCCGCACCGAGTGTCTGGCTGGCCGAAGGGCTCCTCTTCTACCTGCCGGGCCCCGCCGAGACGTACCTCATCGACACGGTGGACAGGCTGACCGCCGGAGGCAGTGCTCTGGCCTTCGAGGCCAAGCTGGAGAAGGACCTGCAGGCGTACCGCGACAGCCCGATCTACACGGCGACGCGGGAGCAGATCGGCATCGACCTGCTGAACCTCTTCGACAAGGGGCCACGCCCCGACTCCGCCGGCGCCCTGACGGCCAGGGGCTGGTCCACCTCGATGCACACGCCCTTCGACTTCACCCGCCGGCACCGACGCGGCCCCCTTCCCGAGCCCAACGACGCGCTGGAGGGAAACCGGTGGGTGTTCGCGCGCAAGCCCTAG
- a CDS encoding NAD(P)-dependent alcohol dehydrogenase, translated as MRFQAAVLRAYENPFTVEEVVLRTEPAAGEILVEIAGTGMCRTDLAVRRSAGRSPVPAVLGHEGAGVVVRTGGGPDAAIGVGDHVVLSFDSCGHCRTCRGAAPAYCDSFASLNLFGGRKEEPPRLTDATGQALAPRWFGQSSFAEYALVAARNAVRVDPVLPLELLGPLGCGALTGAGAVLNTFGAGPGDTLVVLGAGAVGLTAVMAATAAGVLTVAVDRHPDRLASADRFGATPLPAASPDLAGRIRRLTDGGAQYALDTTASPPLIHRALHALRPTGTLGLVARLHTPLALEPGMLEGGRSIRHICEGDAVPGVLIPRLIGLWQAGRFPFDQLIRTYPLAGINEAERDLDAGRVVKPVLLPERTSR; from the coding sequence GTGAGGTTCCAGGCAGCCGTATTGCGCGCGTACGAGAACCCGTTCACGGTCGAGGAGGTGGTTCTGCGGACGGAGCCCGCCGCCGGCGAGATCCTGGTCGAGATCGCGGGCACCGGGATGTGCCGGACCGATCTCGCGGTCCGGAGATCCGCCGGCCGGAGCCCGGTGCCGGCCGTCCTCGGCCACGAGGGCGCCGGGGTCGTGGTGCGGACGGGGGGCGGCCCGGACGCCGCGATCGGCGTCGGGGACCACGTCGTGCTGAGCTTCGACTCCTGCGGACACTGCCGGACCTGCCGCGGCGCGGCCCCCGCCTACTGCGACTCCTTCGCCTCCCTCAATCTCTTCGGGGGGCGCAAGGAGGAACCGCCACGGCTCACCGACGCGACCGGTCAAGCACTGGCACCCAGGTGGTTCGGCCAGTCCTCATTCGCCGAGTACGCCCTGGTTGCTGCTCGCAACGCCGTACGGGTCGACCCCGTACTACCGCTCGAACTGCTCGGGCCCCTCGGCTGCGGTGCCCTCACCGGCGCCGGCGCCGTACTGAACACCTTCGGCGCCGGCCCCGGCGACACCCTCGTAGTCCTCGGGGCGGGAGCGGTGGGTCTGACCGCGGTGATGGCGGCCACCGCCGCGGGCGTTCTGACCGTGGCCGTCGACCGGCACCCTGACAGGCTCGCCTCGGCCGACCGGTTCGGCGCGACCCCCCTGCCTGCCGCCTCGCCAGACCTGGCCGGACGGATCCGGCGGCTGACCGACGGCGGCGCCCAGTACGCGCTGGACACCACGGCCTCACCCCCGCTCATCCACAGGGCGCTGCACGCCCTGCGTCCCACCGGCACCCTCGGCCTGGTGGCGCGTCTCCACACTCCGCTGGCGCTCGAACCGGGGATGCTCGAGGGCGGCCGCAGCATTCGTCACATCTGCGAAGGGGACGCCGTACCCGGGGTGCTGATACCCCGGCTGATCGGACTGTGGCAGGCCGGACGCTTCCCCTTCGACCAGCTGATCCGCACCTACCCGCTGGCCGGCATCAACGAGGCCGAACGAGACTTGGACGCGGGCCGTGTGGTCAAACCCGTCCTGCTCCCGGAGAGAACAAGCCGGTGA
- a CDS encoding aldehyde dehydrogenase family protein: protein MPTSEAARFPGRLAIRFPVVDPATGEAFDEAPDQQPDELDAVVDRAHRAWPGWRADPAARTAALRMAAGAVEAAGDDLARLLTREQGKPLAESYAEVARTAARLRYFADLAPRTRRIVDGRPVSSEVRWRSLGPVAAIVPSNFPLQLAAAKFAPALAAGNTVVLKPSPFTPLATRLLDSVLATALPEDVLTVVTGREPLGARLASHPGIRHVTFTGSVSTGRTVAEAAAASLSRVTLELGGNDAAVLLDDVDVDRIVDRLFWAAFRNCGQVCMAVKRVYAPAGLHAEVVEALAQCAKTVTVGAGLDPDARLGPVNNAPQLARIEQVTQQALADGARAAAGGHRLDGPGYFFAPTILTDVPPGAPVVTGEQFGPVLPVLPYRSLDEAVDAANGTGFGLGGSVWGTDLDRAEAVAERLECGTAWVNHHAELSLAQPFAGVKDSGVGVAGGPWGLYGNLRPFVVHRPQEA from the coding sequence ATGCCGACCTCTGAGGCCGCTCGCTTCCCCGGACGCCTGGCCATACGTTTCCCCGTCGTCGACCCGGCCACCGGGGAGGCTTTCGACGAAGCTCCCGATCAGCAGCCGGACGAGCTGGACGCCGTGGTCGACCGGGCCCACCGGGCCTGGCCCGGTTGGCGGGCCGACCCCGCCGCACGCACCGCTGCGTTGCGCATGGCGGCCGGCGCGGTGGAGGCGGCCGGCGATGACCTCGCACGGTTGCTCACCCGGGAACAGGGCAAACCCCTGGCCGAGTCGTACGCGGAGGTCGCCCGTACGGCGGCCCGCCTGCGTTACTTCGCCGACCTCGCCCCCAGAACCCGGCGGATCGTCGACGGCCGGCCGGTGAGCAGCGAGGTCCGCTGGCGATCGCTCGGGCCGGTGGCCGCGATCGTGCCGTCGAACTTTCCCCTCCAGCTCGCGGCGGCGAAGTTCGCTCCCGCGCTCGCGGCGGGCAACACCGTGGTCCTCAAACCGTCCCCGTTCACCCCCTTGGCCACCCGGCTGCTCGACTCCGTCCTTGCTACCGCCCTGCCCGAGGACGTCCTGACCGTCGTCACCGGCCGCGAACCCCTCGGTGCCCGTCTCGCCTCCCATCCGGGCATCCGCCACGTCACCTTCACCGGTTCGGTCTCCACCGGGCGGACCGTCGCCGAAGCGGCGGCGGCCTCACTCTCCCGGGTCACGTTGGAGCTGGGCGGCAACGACGCTGCCGTACTGCTGGACGACGTCGACGTGGACCGGATCGTGGACCGGCTGTTCTGGGCGGCCTTTCGCAACTGCGGGCAGGTCTGCATGGCGGTCAAACGCGTCTACGCCCCGGCCGGATTGCACGCCGAGGTCGTCGAAGCACTCGCGCAGTGCGCGAAGACCGTCACCGTCGGGGCCGGCCTCGACCCCGACGCCCGGCTGGGCCCGGTCAACAACGCCCCGCAGCTGGCCCGGATCGAGCAGGTCACCCAGCAGGCTCTCGCGGACGGTGCCCGGGCGGCGGCGGGCGGCCACCGGCTGGACGGGCCGGGCTACTTCTTCGCTCCCACGATCCTCACCGACGTGCCGCCCGGCGCTCCGGTGGTGACCGGGGAGCAGTTCGGACCGGTGCTGCCCGTGCTCCCGTACCGGAGCCTCGACGAAGCCGTCGACGCGGCCAACGGCACCGGCTTCGGACTGGGTGGCTCCGTGTGGGGTACCGATCTCGACCGGGCCGAGGCGGTGGCCGAGCGGCTCGAATGCGGCACGGCCTGGGTCAACCATCACGCCGAACTGTCCCTCGCCCAGCCCTTCGCGGGTGTCAAGGACAGCGGGGTCGGCGTCGCGGGCGGGCCGTGGGGGCTGTACGGCAACCTCCGGCCGTTCGTCGTCCACCGCCCGCAGGAGGCGTGA
- a CDS encoding (5-formylfuran-3-yl)methyl phosphate synthase — translation MLLLISPDGVEEALDCAKAAEHLDIVDVKKPDEGSLGANFPWVIREIRDAVPADKPVSATVGDVPYKPGTVAQAALGAVVSGATYIKVGLYGCTTPDQGIEVMRAVVRAVKDHRPDALVVASGYADAHRIGCVNPLAVPDIAARSGADAAMLDTAVKDGTRLFDHVLPDVCAEFVRLAHASGRLAALAGSVTQADLGPLTRIGTDIVGVRGAVCEGGDRNTGRIQPHLVAAFRAEMDRHAAEHTVGVSSVH, via the coding sequence GTGTTGCTTCTCATCTCCCCGGACGGTGTCGAGGAGGCTCTCGATTGCGCGAAAGCGGCGGAGCATCTCGACATCGTCGACGTCAAGAAGCCTGACGAGGGCTCCCTCGGCGCGAACTTCCCCTGGGTCATCAGGGAGATCCGCGACGCGGTCCCGGCGGACAAGCCGGTGTCCGCGACCGTGGGGGATGTCCCGTACAAGCCCGGCACGGTAGCCCAGGCTGCACTCGGCGCGGTCGTCTCCGGGGCCACGTACATCAAAGTCGGCCTCTACGGATGCACGACGCCTGATCAGGGCATCGAGGTCATGCGCGCGGTCGTCCGGGCAGTGAAGGACCACCGCCCGGACGCGCTCGTCGTCGCCTCGGGCTACGCCGACGCCCACCGGATCGGCTGCGTCAATCCGCTCGCCGTGCCCGACATCGCCGCCCGCTCCGGCGCCGACGCGGCCATGCTCGATACCGCAGTCAAGGACGGGACGCGGTTGTTCGACCACGTACTGCCGGACGTGTGTGCGGAGTTCGTCCGGCTGGCCCACGCGTCCGGCCGGCTCGCGGCTCTCGCGGGCAGTGTCACGCAGGCCGACCTCGGTCCGCTGACCCGCATCGGTACGGACATCGTGGGCGTGCGGGGAGCGGTCTGTGAGGGCGGTGACCGCAATACCGGAAGAATCCAGCCGCATCTGGTGGCCGCTTTCCGGGCGGAGATGGACCGGCACGCCGCAGAGCACACCGTCGGCGTCTCCTCCGTGCACTGA